The Microbacter margulisiae genomic sequence AAAGCATTTGAAGAAGCAGAAGAAGTGTTGATTGAAAGCTTTTTAGAAGGAACTGAAGTTACTAACGGAATTTTCAAAACAAATAAGAGAGAAAAAGTTTTGCCCGTTACGGAAGTGGTATCAAAAAATGAATTCTTCGACTTCGATGCAAAATACAAAGGCCAAGTGGAAGAAATTACTCCTGCCCGTATATCTCCTGAATTAACACAACAAATTCAACAAACTACATCAAAAATATATAACATTCTGGGATGTAGAGGCATTGCCAGAATAGATTATATTATCACGAATGGAAATAAAATCAATTTATTGGAGGTAAATACCACTCCGGGAATGACTCCTACCAGTTTTATTCCTCAACAAATTCCACATGCCGGACTCACTGTTTCGGAAGTTCTATCTGAAATTATAGAAGACTCAATTGCTCTCTTTCATATCTAAAATTGATTCTATCTGTTACGTATGAAAATTCAAATTTCTTCACTTGAAAAACTTTCTGAAGCTGCAAAACAATTGATTCCTTTTTTGCAGAAACATAAGATCATAGCGTTTTACGGACCCATGGGTGTTGGAAAAACAACATTTATCAATGCTTTATGCAACGAGCTGGGAGTATCCGACAACATTAGCAGTCCTACTTTTGCCATTATAAATCAATATGATACAAAGACTGGCAACCCTATTTATCATTTTGATTTTTATAGAATCAATAAACTTGAAGAAGCATTTGATTTCGGATACGAAGATTATTTCTACAGTGGGAATTACTGCTTTATAGAGTGGCCTGAAAAAATAGAAACAATATTACCGGAAGAAACATTGAAACTTATTATTTCGGAAGAGCAGGATGGCTCCCGATTAATCTCTTTCGACGAATAATTATTGTATATGTTTTGCCGCTTTTTTCAGGGCGTAAGTCTTGTCATAAAGGAACTTACCAAATATTTTCGGATCCTTAAAACGGTTTTGTTCTTCGACCGAAATAGGTTCTCCTATCCGTAACCGGATAACTTTACCTTTTTTATTCACCACCTCCCTTGAGATAAACATCGACCTGATGATAGGATGAATAAGGCCTGTCAATAAAAAAAACCAACTGTTATGCCCGTAAAAATAAATAGGGATAATAGGAACTTTTGCCTTCTGAATAAACTTTACAGAAGACAATTGCCATTCTCTGTCTCTTATTTTAAGGCGCTTATCGATATGCGAAACTTGTCCTGAGGGAAAGAAAAAAAGAGGATGACCTTCATCCAGCCATTTTCTTGCAACTCGTAATCCGGGAAGACTCGACCGGTTACTTGTGTTTTTTTGAAATGGATTTACAGGAATAAAGTAAGGAGAAAGTGGCTTTATAAAGCTTAGAAAAAAATTAGTCAATCCCTTAATGTCAGGTCTTACATCACGAAGAATCCGAATTATTGACATCCCGTCATATGTTCCGTAAGGATGATTTGAAACTGTTACAAATCTTTCGTTATCAATAAAATAGTGTATATTTTCCGGATT encodes the following:
- a CDS encoding 1-acyl-sn-glycerol-3-phosphate acyltransferase; translated protein: MISFDEFCQVSPFFEKKWGRKIARIIYKITAQEKIYSVSLLAQSKSYNDHEFLDEIFRSFGVDTFVENPENIHYFIDNERFVTVSNHPYGTYDGMSIIRILRDVRPDIKGLTNFFLSFIKPLSPYFIPVNPFQKNTSNRSSLPGLRVARKWLDEGHPLFFFPSGQVSHIDKRLKIRDREWQLSSVKFIQKAKVPIIPIYFYGHNSWFFLLTGLIHPIIRSMFISREVVNKKGKVIRLRIGEPISVEEQNRFKDPKIFGKFLYDKTYALKKAAKHIQ
- the tsaE gene encoding tRNA (adenosine(37)-N6)-threonylcarbamoyltransferase complex ATPase subunit type 1 TsaE, with product MKIQISSLEKLSEAAKQLIPFLQKHKIIAFYGPMGVGKTTFINALCNELGVSDNISSPTFAIINQYDTKTGNPIYHFDFYRINKLEEAFDFGYEDYFYSGNYCFIEWPEKIETILPEETLKLIISEEQDGSRLISFDE